One part of the Streptomyces ferrugineus genome encodes these proteins:
- a CDS encoding GPW/gp25 family protein: MSRHTSSRPRGDIAFPLHADRRGRTAHATRGEHVHDLIEQLLFTSPGERVMRPDFGCGLLDLVFAPTSPELVSTLELSVQASLQRWLGDLIDVEALDVVSEDNVVRVQLSYVVRADGARRDDVFEGRAAA; the protein is encoded by the coding sequence ATGAGCCGCCACACCAGCAGCCGCCCCCGCGGCGACATCGCCTTCCCCTTGCACGCCGACCGCCGGGGCCGTACCGCGCACGCCACCCGTGGCGAGCACGTCCACGACCTCATCGAGCAACTGCTGTTCACCAGCCCCGGCGAACGCGTGATGCGCCCCGACTTCGGCTGCGGTCTCCTCGACCTGGTCTTCGCCCCGACCAGCCCCGAGCTGGTCAGCACCCTCGAACTCTCCGTCCAGGCCTCGCTCCAGCGCTGGCTCGGCGACCTCATCGACGTGGAGGCCCTCGACGTGGTCAGCGAGGACAACGTCGTCCGTGTGCAGCTGTCGTATGTCGTGCGCGCCGACGGCGCCCGCCGCGACGACGTCTTCGAAGGGAGGGCCGCGGCATGA